Proteins from a genomic interval of Fusarium oxysporum Fo47 chromosome I, complete sequence:
- a CDS encoding histone-fold-containing protein, whose protein sequence is MPPRKSSSRKSDTSTARFVPMDDVSPSEQSPAPAPTHDNDSMATQVPAPAPAPAPPAASETAATEAEADSSMAQNGDKKDKDKDKDKEHKEHITIEDLTLPKSIITRLSKGVLPPNTQIQANAIMALSQSTTVFINYLASHANENTVNAGKKTISPADVFKALEETEFAFLKEPLEAEFAKFNAIQTEKRTSYRQKVRAKKSDGPDTDMPDTSNMETDADTTAVSTGPLTKRPRVEPGNAEAEEDAVTEDEVEIPEDSEDDEVEEEDEEEAEASGDDTQDALELKEGREERDEALDGDESD, encoded by the exons ATGCCACCTCGCAAGTCTAGCTCGCGAAAAAGCGACACTTCAACTGCACGATTTGTCCCGATGGATGATGTGTCACCCTCGGAGCAAAGTCCAGCACCCGCTCCGACACATGACAACGATTCCATGGCCACACAAGTACCtgcaccagcaccagcaccagcacccCCAGCTGCCAGTGAGACTGCTGCTACGGAAGCTGAAGCGGATTCTTCTATGGCCCAGAATGgagacaagaaggacaaggacaaggacaaggataAAGAGCATAAGGAGCACATCACCATCGAG GACTTGACCCTTCCAAAGTCTATAATAACCCGTCTGTCCAAGGGTGTTCTACCCCCCAACACACAGATCCAGGCCAATGCCATCATGGCTCTAAGCCAGAGCACCACAGTGTTTATCAACTACCTAGCGTCTCA CGCCAATGAAAACACAGTAAATGCAGGCAAAAAGACAATCTCCCCTGCAGATGTCTTCAAGGCCCTTGAGGAGACCGAGTTTGCGTTTCTTAAAGAACCTCTTGAAGCTGAATTTGCCA AGTTCAACGCTATCCAGACTGAAAAGCGCACATCCTACCGTCAAAAAGTCCGCGCCAAAAAGTCAGACGGGCCAGACACTGACATGCCAGACACCTCCAACATGGAGACCGACGCAGACACGACAGCTGTCTCAACAGGCCCTCTAACTAAGCGCCCTCGTGTAGAGCCTGGAAACGCagaggcggaggaggatgCCGTGAcggaggatgaggttgagatcCCCGAAGATTCAGAGGACGACGaggtcgaagaagaagacgaggaggaggcagaagCTAGCGGCGATGATACCCAGGAtgcccttgagctcaaggaagggagagaggagagagacGAGGCATTGGATGGGGATGAGAGTGATTAG
- a CDS encoding chromatin remodelling complex Rsc7/Swp82 subunit-domain-containing protein, whose product MYSAQQTSADNATINPAALSSPGLTQQPQRTLKRSHSPGVYDAPQLGDDGDTKPLRKKARPMNKRSTGSISEAPGQAAGSTLPQTIPPPQTPQSQGSALPQTSPAYTPQTQMPPKTTPTKSTLKALPTVRDHTTDQLNPTGDEYIPREIDEFGEKKVQLNGTLNGGREYKCRTFLVPNRGDKLFMLATECARVLGYRDSYLLFNKNRSLYKIIASQAEKDDLVGQEILPFSYRSRQIAIVTARSMFRQFGSRVIVNGRRVRDDYWETKARKQGFTEADLAGEKRPGATKAREAAEAQQNNVLLAGPHPEIVYSNNPGPFPGPPQPHLVQPGMIGPPPGTTTRMPGLTLGSDLSDSRPRDYSGILKGGPRQEITGPAYQDQTRPSPLGELNAQAHHAADFNRSVNQQRDMRNEYLQGVWRRPHEQPPSNLTQQPVASADSSNTATSRPSHSPHTTATAMSQQPGLVSTQSPQMMMTTAPYSQSISAQSSLSQAPMRGMAQSPTQSIRPTLPGTGGSMSQGTPGYNYQSGQMWPQTPQAPQHSYGSYTAQSQAPHPSQSPSHLRQGSSGQMQSMQFPGMAGMQYGAGQSMYPADQTPRQYMPQGGAGGPSVSQGWSGQHSPAQQWWTPGQQPQ is encoded by the exons ATGTACTCCGCTCAGCAAACCAGCGCTGATAATGCGACAATCAATCCAGCTGCGCTCAGCTCACCTG GTCTGACGCAACAACCCCAGCGCACACTCAAGCGCAGTCATTCTCCTGGAGTTTACGACGCGCCGCAGCTTGGCGATGACG GTGATACGAAACCACTTCGAAAGAAGGCAAGACCGATGAATAAACGATCAACAGGGAGCATTTCCGAGGCTCCCGGGCAGGCCGCAGGCTCGACCCTTCCTCAGACTATTCCTCCACCGCAGACTCCCCAGTCTCAAGGCTCAGCGCTGCCACAAACGAGCCCCGCCTACACGCCGCAGACACAGATGCCCCCAAAGACCACTCCGACAAAGTCAACACTGAAGGCTCTGCCCACTGTGCGAGACCACACGACCGACCAGCTCAACCCGACTGGAGATGAGTATATACCCCGCGAAATCGATGAGTTCGGAGAGAAGAAAGTCCAGCTCAACGGCACGCTCAACGGAGGACGTGAATACAAGTGCCGAACATTCTTGGTCCCTAACCGCGGGGATAAATTGTTCATGTTGGCTACCGAATGTGCTAGGGTTTTGGGCTACCGTGATTCGTACCTCTtattcaacaagaacaggTCTCTGTACAAGATTATCGCAAGCCAGGCCGAAAAGGATGATTTGGTTGGGCAAGAAATCCTTCCCTTCTCGTATCGCTCCAGGCAGATTGCCATCGTCACCGCCAGGTCCATGTTTCGACAGTTTGGAAGCCGTGTGATTGTCAATGGTCGCAGAGTTCGCGATGACTATTGGGAAACCAAGGCCCGGAAACAGGGATTCACTGAGGCTGACCTTGCCGGTGAGAAGCGCCCCGGTGCTACGAAGGCAAGAGAGGCGGCCGAGGCCCAGCAGAACAACGTCTTGTTAGCTGGTCCGCATCCAGAGATTGTGTATAGCAACAACCCAGGACCGTTCCCCGGCCCCCCGCAGCCGCACCTCGTTCAACCAGGTATGATCGGACCACCACCTGGAACCACGACAAGAATGCCCGGATTGACACTAGGATCAGACCTAAGCGACTCCCGGCCGCGCGATTATTCAGGAATTCTCAAAGGCGGACCTCGTCAGGAGATCACCGGCCCTGCTTACCAAGACCAGACCCGTCCTTCGCCCCTCGGGGAGCTCAACGCCCAGGCCCATCATGCCGCAGATTTCAACAGGTCAGTTAATCAGCAGCGGGATATGCGCAACGAATATCTCCAAGGCGTTTGGCGACGCCCACATGAGCAGCCCCCCTCCAATCTGACCCAGCAGCCTGTGGCCTCGGCCGACAGTTCCAACACGGCGACCAGCAGGCCTTCACACTCACCTCACACTACGGCTACGGCCATGTCGCAGCAGCCTGGACTGGTTTCCACTCAGAGCCCTCAAATGATGATGACCACTGCGCCCTACTCCCAGTCAATCAGCGCGCAGAGCAGTCTCAGTCAAGCACCCATGAGAGGTATGGCTCAATCACCCACGCAATCGATCAGACCAACACTTCCCGGTACAGGGGGCTCCATGTCTCAGGGAACACCTGGTTACAACTACCAATCGGGTCAAATGTGGCCGCAGACTCCGCAGGCGCCACAGCATAGCTACGGCAGCTACACTGCTCAGTCCCAAGCACCTCACCCGTCGCAGTCACCTTCGCATCTCCGTCAAGGGAGCTCGGGCCAGATGCAAAGTATGCAGTTCCCCGGCATGGCTGGTATGCAGTATGGTGCGGGTCAGAGCATGTATCCTGCAGATCAAACGCCTCGCCAATACATGCCTCAAGGTGGCGCTGGTGGACCATCAGTCTCCCAAGGCTGGTCCGGTCAGCATTCACCTGCCCAGCAGTGGTGGACTCCAGGGCAGCAGCCTCAATAA
- a CDS encoding RNA-binding GTPase NUG1 — MAGSITKPKKPKSKRTPVRLRHKIEKASAAKQKKERKLAKKNPEWRSKLKKDPGIPNLFPYKEKLLQEIEENRLKKAEEAQRRKELAKAAKTGAKDEAAMTDVQVDVGDEMEEDGMDEDIDESNPMAALIASARAAAATYDRQLADDDDMDEDDDSDGSDNDRGPEMSIGQASSRKTYDRVFKQVVEQADVVLYVLDARDPEGTRSREVERQIMAAASGGKRLILVINKVDLIPPKVLRDWLIYLRRYFPTLPLRASGAAPNAHTFNHRDLTVQSTSATLFKALKSFAASRQLKRAVSVGVIGYPNVGKSSVINALLSRMSGKGGSSSKACPAGAEAGVTTSIRSVKIDSKLTLLDSPGVVFPSSSSTQSAGLVSLKNATEAHAHLVLLNAVPPKQIDDPMPAVTLLLKRLSASPDLMQKLTSVYDIPALLPDRADGDITTDFLVQVARKRGRLGRGGIPNLSAAAMTVVTDWRDGRIQGWVEPPVLAVESTTTASKSAIKNAGEDEVAADQKQIVTEWAAEFKLEGLWGDDEGSAEAADAMEQ; from the exons ATGGCCGGTTCAATTACCAAACCCAAGA AGCCCAAGTCTAAGCGAACTCCCGTTCGTCTTCGCCACAAGATCGAAAAGGCTTCCGCCGCAAAGCAAAAGAAGGAGCGCAAgttggcaaagaagaacCCGGAATGGCGATCAAAGTTAAAGAAGGACCCCGGTATCCCCAACCTGTTCCCCTACAAGGAGAAGCTGCTCCAGGAGATCGAAGAGAACCGTCTAaagaaggccgaggaggCGCAAAGAAGAAAGGAGCTGGCCAAGGCTGCAAAGACGGGCGCCAAGGACGAGGCGGCCATGACCGATGTCCAGGTCGACGTTGGCGACGAGATGGAGGAGGACGGCATGGACGAGGATATCGACGAGTCAAACCCCATGGCTGCGCTTATCGCGAGCGCCcgcgctgctgctgctaccTATGATCGACAACTCGCTGACGACGATGATAtggacgaggacgacgatagCGACGGCTCCGACAACGACCGTGGCCCTGAGATGTCCATTGGTCAGGCCTCATCAAGAAAGACCTACGACAGAGTCTTCAAGCAGGTCGTTGAGCAGGCCGATGTTGTTCTTTATGTCCTCGATGCTCGCGATCCCGAGGGCACCCGCTCTCGCGAGGTTGAGCGCCAGATTATGGCTGCCGCATCTGGTGGCAAGCGACTGATCCTTGTCATTAACAAGGTTGATCTCATCCCTCCCAAGGTTCTACGAGACTGGCTTATCTACCTGCGACGATACTTCCCTACTCTGCCTCTCCGAGCCTCTGGCGCTGCTCCCAACGCCCACACCTTTAACCACCGCGACCTGACCGTCCAGAGCACCTCTGCCACGCTCTTCAAGGCCCTCAAGAGCTTTGCCGCCAGCCGACAACTCAAGCGCGCCGTCTCTGTTGGTGTTATCGGTTATCCTAACGTCGGCAAGAGCTCTGTTATCAACGCTCTTCTTTCAAGGATGAGCGGTAAGGGTGGCAGCTCTTCCAAGGCTTGCCCTGCTGGTGCCGAAGCTGGTGTTACCACAAGTATTCGCTCTGTCAAGATCGACAGCAAGCTTACTCTTCTCGACTCCCCCGGTGTTGTTTTCccttcatcgtcttccaCCCAATCTGCTGGTCTCGTTTCTCTCAAGAACGCCACTGAGGCACATGCTCACTTGGTTCTCCTCAACGCTGTCCCCCCCAAGCAGATCGACGATCCTATGCCCGCCGTAACTCTTCTCCTGAAGCGTCTGTCAGCTTCTCCCGATCTTATGCAGAAGCTCACAAGCGTCTACGATATTCCTGCCCTCCTCCCTGATCGTGCCGATGGTGATATCACCACCGACTTCCTCGTTCAAGTCGCCCGCAAGAGAGGCCGTCTTGGTCGTGGCGGTATTCCTAACctctctgctgctgctatGACAGTCGTCACTGACTGGCGAGACGGCCGCATCCAGGGATGGGTTGAGCCTCCTGTTCTAGCTGTCGAGTCGACAACTACCGCCTCCAAGTCGGCCATCAAGAACGCTGGCGAGGACGAGGTTGCTGCTGACCAGAAGCAGATCGTGACCGAATGGGCTGCCGAGTTCAAGCTCGAGGGCCTATGGGGTGACGATGAGGGCAGTGCCGAAGCCGCCGATGCTATGGAGCAGTAA
- a CDS encoding pyridoxal phosphate-dependent transferase — protein sequence MSSELIQQIRAELEAATTRYIDRNPRSKALHDEALKSMPGGNTRTVLHASPFPVVIKSGKGHQITSEDGHTYTDFTGEFTAALYGHSNPVIISAIRDVLDNVGMNVGGNTAQEQIFAREVCSRFNLEHVRFCNSGTEANIHALAAARAFTKKRKVVTFSGGYHGAVIGFKGGKPEANNVDLDDWVVARYNDLDSARAAIESEGIAAVLVEGMQGSGGSIPGHPGFLQGIQEIAGNAGVLFIIDEVMTSRLSGGGISEMRGLKPDLKTFGKYLGGGLAFGAFGGRADIMAAFDPRLPTALSHSGTFNNNTLVTHAGYAGLTKIYTPEVAAQFTRSGDELRERLNVVTKDTRVLFTGIGTIMGVHFPKDGSRVIERSGEVEELDSLRDLFWLEMMEEGFWVVRRGFMALVLDTPTDEFDRFVSCVEAWVSKRAKMVKI from the exons ATGTCTTCAGAACTCATCCAGCAAATTCGGGCGGAACTCGAGGCCGCCACGACTCGATACATTGATCGTAATCCTCGATCCAAGGCTCTTCACGATGAAGCTCTCAAATCAATGCCTGGCGGGAACACGAGGACTGTTCTGCACGCTAGTCCATTCCCTGTGGTGATCAAGTCTGGCAAAGGCCATCAAATTACTTCTGAGGATGGACATAC TTATACAGATTTCACCGGCGAGTTCACAGCTGCTCTCTATGGGCATTCCAACCCTGTCATTATCTCGGCTATTCGAGATGTGCTTGACAATGTAGGCATGAATGTTGGTGGCAATACAGCTCAAGAGCAGATATTCGCTCGTGAAGTCTGCAGTCGCTTCAATCTGGAACATGTACGCTTCTGTAACTCTGGTACTGAAGCCAACATCCACGCTCTAGCAGCTGCCAGGGCCTTCaccaagaaaagaaaagtcGTCACTTTCAGTGGGGGCTATCATGGTGCTGTGATAGGATTCAAGGGAGGGAAACCAGAGGCCAATAATGTCGACCTGGATGATTGGGTCGTGGCCAGATACAACGATCTTGATAGCGCTCGTGCTGCTATTGAGAGTGAGGGTATTGCTGCAGTGTTGGTGGAAGGGATGCAAGGCTCTGGAGGTAGCATTCCCGGACACCCTGGATTTCTTCAGGGCATACAAGAGATTGCTGGAAAT GCCGGCGTCTTGTTCATCATCGACGAAGTCATGACCTCCCGTCTCTCAGGAGGGGGCATCTCCGAAATGAGGGGACTCAAACCAGACCTCAAGACCTTTGGAAAGTATCTCGGTGGAGGCCTAGCTTTTGGTGCTTTCGGCGGTAGAGCAGATATCATGGCTGCTTTCGATCCACGGCTTCCCACTGCTCTCTCGCATTCAGGCACTTTTAACAACAACACTCTGGTGACACACGCTGGCTACGCTGGCCTAACAAAGATCTACACGCCTGAGGTTGCAGCTCAATTCACCAGATCTGGAGATGAGCTCAGGGAGCGGCTCAATGTAGTAACAAAGGATACAAGAGTGCTCTTTACTGGTATCGGCACTATCATGGGGGTCCATTTTCCCAAGGATGGTTCTCGTGTGATCGAAAGATCTGGTGAAGTCGAAGAACTCGATTCCTTGAGGGACCTTTTTTGGCttgagatgatggaggaggGTTTCTGGGTCGTACGCAGAGGATTCATGGCTTTGGTGCTCGACACTCCCACGGACGAGTTTGACAGGTTTGTCAGTTGTGTTGAGGCATGGGTTTCTAAGCGTGCGAAAATGGTTAAAATCTAA
- a CDS encoding kinase-like domain-containing protein, with protein MDPNNNNNRLYLNFGNGNDRLTASDRAAYPTTPSTFPQPVFPSASGQQPGGLQPQGQQQQQQQYAGGYAPQGYFNQNQYAQYGGQQQQQSNDYAQGAGYQPRSNTPGTNDPNTGLAHQFSHQNLGGAARGQGYARGPSPGQRPRTAGSTGQQPGYNSYMNAPPMPTQASAPAEEFQRAPERNPDRYGTNANSNQKKCSQLAADFFKDSVKRARERNQRQSELEQKLQDPSQGAARREQLWSTAGRKEGQYLRFLRTKDKPENYNTVKIIGKGAFGEVKLVQKKGDGKVYAMKSLIKTEMFKKDQLAHVRSERDILAESDSPWVVKLYTTFQDSYFLYMLMEFLPGGDLMTMLIKYEIFSEDITRFYIAEIVLAIEAVHKLGFIHRDIKPDNILLDRGGHVKLTDFGLSTGFHRLHDNNYYQQLLQGRSNRPRDRNSVALDQINLTVSNRSQINDWRRSRRLMAYSTVGTPDYIAPEIFTGHGYTFDCDWWSLGTIMFECLVGWPPFCAEDSHDTYRKIVNWRQTLYFPDDITLGTDAEHLIRSMVCNTENRLGRGGAHEIKGHAFFRGVEFDSLRRIRAPFEPRLTSNIDTTYFPTDEIDQTDNATVLKAQAIQQGHKVEESPEMSLPFIGYTFKRFDNNFR; from the exons ATGGAtcccaacaacaacaacaatcgcCTCTATCTCAACTTTGGCAACGGCAACGACCGTTTGACCGCCTCGGACAGGGCAGCATATCCCACTACGCCTTCGACCTTCCCGCAGCCCGTTTTCCCTTCAGCTTCAGGTCAACAGCCTGGTGGATTGCAACCCCAAggtcaacagcagcagcagcagcaatatGCTGGTGGTTATGCGCCCCAGGGTTACTTTAATCAGAACCAATATGCCCAGTATGGCggccagcaacagcagcagtcCAATGACTATGCTCAGGGTGCTGGGTATCAACCACGATCCAATACCCCGGGCACCAACGACCCCAACACAGGTCTCGCTCACCAGTTCTCTCACCAGAACCTCGGAGGTGCTGCTCGAGGGCAAGGTTATGCTCGAGGTCCCTCTCCGGGTCAGCGTCCAAGGACCGCTGGTAGTACAGGACAGCAGCCTGGCTACAACAGCTACATGAACGCCCCTCCTATGCCTACACAGGCCTCTGCCCCCGCAGAAGAATTCCAACGTGCACCCGAGCGAAACCCTGATCGATATGGTACAAATGCCAATAGCAACCAAAAGAAGTGTTCTCAGCTCGCCGCCGACTTTTTTAAGGATAGTGTCAAGCGTGCCCGCGAGCGCAACCAAAG ACAAAGTGAATTGGAGCAGAAGCTTCAGGACCCCTCACAGGGCGCCGCTAGACGTGAGCAGCTCTGGTCCACTGCTGGCAGAAAAGAAGGCCAGTATCTGCGTTTCCTTCGTACCAAGGACAAGCCCGAAAACTATAATACTGTAAAGATTATCGGAAAGGGTGCCTTTGGAGAGGTCAAGCTTGTGCAGAAGAAGGGTGATGGCAAGGTCTATGCTATGAAGTCTCTGATAAAGACAGAAATGTTCAAGAAGGACCAGCTTGCACACGTTCGATCAGAGCGAGACATTCTCGCAGAGTCCGACAGTCCATGGGTCGTCAAGCTCTACACCACCTTCCAGGACTCATACTTCCTTTACATGCTAATGGAGTTCTTGCCCGGTGGAGATCTAATGACAATGCTTATCAAGTATGAAATTTTCTCGGAGGATATCACTCGCTTTTATATTGCGGAGATTGTTCTCGCTATTGAGGCTGTCCACAAGTTGGGCTTCATCCACCG TGATATCAAGCCTGACAACATTCTCCTCGATCGCGGAGGACATGTCAAACTCACAGATTTTGGCCTGTCAACAGGCTTCCACAGGCTTCATGATAATAACTATTATCAGCAGCTGTTGCAAGGCCGATCAAACAGGCCTCGCGACCGTAACTCGGTTGCGCTTGACCAAATCAACCTGACAGTCAGCAATCGATCCCAGATCAACGACTGGAGACGATCTCGAAGACTTATGGCGTACTCGACCGTCGGAACTCCTGACTACATTGCTCCTGAGATTTTCACTGGCCACGGCTACACCTTCGACTGTGATTGGTGGTCACTCGGCACGATCATGTTCGAGTGTCTGGTCGGCTGGCCTCCTTTCTGCGCTGAAGACAGCCATGACACCTATCGCAAGATTGTCAACTGGAGACAAACTCTGTACTTTCCAGATGATATCACACTGGGTACCGATGCGGAGCATCTTATCCGAAG CATGGTCTGTAACACAGAGAACCGTCTCGGCCGTGGCGGTGCCCACGAAATCAAGGGTCATGCTTTCTTCCGCGGTGTTGAGTTTGATAGCCTGCGCCGTATCCGCGCACCCTTCGAGCCTCGCTTGACCTCCAACATCGACACGACTTATTTCCCTACTGATGAAATTGATCAGACCGATAACGCCACTGTCCTCAAGGCACAGGCTATCCAGCAAGGCCACAAGGTTGAGGAGTCTCCAGAGATGAGCTTGCCATTCATCGGCTACACATTCAAGCGATTTGATAACAACTTCCGATAA
- a CDS encoding mitochondrial import inner membrane translocase subunit Tim54, whose translation MAEPNPSAQQPAAGTGATYKAPTPKPKQNPALRMMGLPNLPRKLPSRNWLIFWAITGSISAAIIYDKREKKRATAKWKHAVAPLAKDIIPSASQLPRKLTIFLEAPPGDGLRIAQDHFIEYAKPVLAASGLDWEFVQGRQQGDVRAAVAEKIRRERRKYERPDEEDLQTDEAITESLRKKNQVPEYEGVKGDIIFGRHTWKEYIRGLHEGWLGPLDPPVKPEPITKTVEADSETPKAEGDQPEEKKEGKKEEEEEKKPERPPQPLPYNTTADYSIANLPPQIPAEFSPANPIPLPHRLGFRHTLVRLNRFFNRRKLADEIGREVAAVCFANSSREWREADGQYEQELVLKHEENDWVKSVWKPEDPPKQDDDNTATVPTEPPKEKIWPAPMVIDPRLAQRMRRFEIAPEDEARAAHIKVSEAEIEGWIKGSFRSLWNYTVESVTAKPMRPNVGNVDSDE comes from the coding sequence ATGGCCGAGCCCAACCCTTCAGCGCAGCAGCCCGCTGCCGGCACCGGCGCAACGTACAAGGCGCCCACACCAAAGCCGAAACAGAACCCAGCTCTTCGGATGATGGGTCTGCCAAATCTCCCTCGAAAACTTCCCTCACGCAACTGGCTTATATTTTGGGCTATCACTGGTTCTATTTCAGCTGCTATCATCTACGACAAGcgcgagaagaagagggctACTGCGAAGTGGAAGCACGCTGTTGCCCCTCTCGCAAAGGACATAATCCCCTCAGCAAGCCAACTGCCTCGCAAACTGACCATTTTCCTCGAGGCGCCTCCTGGCGATGGTCTACGGATTGCACAGGACCATTTTATTGAGTATGCCAAGCCCGTCTTGGCTGCCTCTGGTCTTGACTGGGAGTTCGTTCAGGGAAGACAACAAGGTGATGTGAGAGCTGCCGTAGCAGAGAAGATTCGtagggagaggaggaagtATGAGAGgccagatgaagaggacCTGCAAACAGACGAGGCTATAACTGAGTCattgaggaagaagaaccaGGTTCCAGAGTATGAGGGTGTCAAAGGCGATATCATCTTCGGCCGACATACATGGAAGGAATATATCAGGGGACTACACGAGGGTTGGCTTGGTCCTCTTGACCCTCCCGTAAAGCCTGAGCCTATAACAAAAACTGTCGAGGCGGATTCTGAGACTCCCAAGGCCGAAGGTGACCAACccgaagagaagaaggagggcaagaaggaggaggaggaagagaagaagcctgAGCGACCACCCCAACCACTGCCCTACAACACCACCGCCGATTACTCCATCGCCAATCTCCCTCCTCAAATTCCCGCCGAGTTTTCCCCCGCAAACCCCATCCCTCTTCCCCACCGCCTGGGCTTCCGTCACACTCTGGTCCGCCTGAACCGCTTCTTCAACCGCCGCAAACTAGCCGACGAGATCGGCCGCGAGGTCGCTGCTGTATGCTTCGCCAACTCTTCTCGTGAGTGGCGAGAGGCCGATGGTCAGTATGAGCAGGAGCTCGTTCTAAAGCATGAGGAGAACGACTGGGTCAAGTCAGTTTGGAAGCCCGAGGACCCCCCCAAGCAAGATGATGACAACACCGCCACTGTGCCTACTGAGCCCCCCAAGGAGAAAATTTGGCCTGCGCCTATGGTCATTGACCCTCGATTAGCGCAGCGCATGCGGCGCTTTGAGATTGCCCCTGAAGATGAAGCCCGCGCCGCACATATCAAAGTCTCTGAGGCCGAGATTGAGGGATGGATAAAAGGAAGCTTCCGCAGCTTGTGGAACTATACTGTTGAATCAGTGACTGCCAAGCCCATGAGACCTAATGTTGGTAATGTGGACAGCGATGAGTAG
- a CDS encoding N-terminal domain of NEFA-interacting nuclear protein NIP30-domain-containing protein: MPSRFVSAGKIGSSGEISKDASGTESTPQQPLHNSAKSKEWEAVEKQLEAERKKREEQRIKAAAGEGEKTLYDVLQANKAAKQAEFEEQTKLRNQFRALDDDEIEFLDEIRANKRAEEERVKRETEEGLKAFRERQKGDTAQGETAGVEEEGESWEIGRKRKRTKEKDVKGLRRKVSAAEEKETGKQDTKPVEGPSRDTLDEKSRTTNQSAAKPPEKKGLVLVGYGSDSDNDD; this comes from the exons ATGCCTAGCCGCTTCGTATCGGCTGGCAAGATCGGCTCATCTGGAGAGATCTCGAAAGACGCCAGTGGCACAGAATCAACACCTCAACAGCCGCTGCACAATTCCGCTAAATCCAAAGAATGGGAAGCGGTCGAGAAACAGTTGGAAGCCGAAAGAAAGAAGCGCGAGGAACAGCGCATCAAGGCTGCTGCAGGAGAAGGCGAGAAGACCTTATATGACGTCCTCCAGGCAAACAAAG CGGCAAAACAGGCCGAATTTGAAGAGCAGACCAAACTACGTAACCAGTTTCGTGCATtggatgatgacgagatAGAGTTCTTGGATGAGATACGCGCCAACAAGCGTGCAGAAGAGGAACGCGTGAAACGAGAGACGGAAGAAGGTCTAAAGGCATTTCGAGAGCGACAAAAGGGCGATACTGCTCAGGGCGAAActgctggtgttgaagaagaaggcgagtCATGGGAGATTGGTCGTAAGAGGAAGCGCACGAAAGAGAAAGATGTCAAGGGGCTGAGGCGAAAAGTCAGCGCAGCGGAGGAGAAAGAAACTGGGAAGCAAGATACAAAGCCAGTCGAAGGCCCGAGTCGTGATACGTTGGATGAGAAGTCCAGGACGACAAATCAGTCAGCTGCCAAGCcaccagagaagaaggggcTAGTATTGGTGGGTTATGGGAGCGATTCAGATAATGACGATTGA